A region of Ictidomys tridecemlineatus isolate mIctTri1 chromosome 4, mIctTri1.hap1, whole genome shotgun sequence DNA encodes the following proteins:
- the LOC144376672 gene encoding olfactory receptor 52N2-like: MGEANSSSLTPRYFILNGIPGLEAAHIWISLPFCCMYILAVVGNCGLIYLISHEEDLHRPMYYFIALLSFTDVSACTSFVPKMLCIFWFSLKEIDFNACLVQMFFIHMWTITESGILMLMALDRYVAICYPLRYSSILTDTAITKVWFATFFRSVLLTIPFTFLIKRLPFCRGNLIQHTYCDHMSMAKLSCGNIRTNALYGLLTVIVIGGFDILCITASYTMIIRAVINLSSSDARHKAFSTCTSHICAFVITYVPAFFNFFTHRFGGHTIPHHVHIFIVNFYLLLPPTLNPIVYGVKTKQIREGVIKLFCKEKEGFNLRWLCDI, encoded by the coding sequence ATGGGTGAGGCCAACAGCTCCAGCCTGACACCAAGATACTTTATCCTTAATGGGATTCCTGGGCTGGAAGCCGCACACATTTGGATCTCCCTGCCATTCTGCTGTATGTACATCCTTGCTGTCGTGGGGAACTGTGGCCTTATCTATCTCATCAGCCACGAGGAAGACCTGCACCGACCCATGTATTACTTCATAGCCTTGCTGTCCTTTACCGATGTTTCTGCATGCACTTCCTTTGTTCCCAAAATGTTATGTATCTTTTGGTTCAGTCTCAAAGAGATTGACTTTAATGCCTGCCTTGTACAGATGTTTTTCATCCACATGTGGACAATAACAGAATCTGGCATACTCATGCTCATGGCTCTGGACCGCTATGTGGCTATTTGCTACCCTCTACGCTATTCCTCCATACTCACCGATACTGCCATTACCAAGGTTTGGTTTGCCACCTTCTTTAGAAGTGTGTTGCTCACAATCCCATTTACTTTCCTGATCAAGCGTCTTCCCTTCTGCAGGGGTAACCTTATCCAACACACCTATTGTGACCATATGTCTATGGCTAAATTATCCTGTGGCAATATCAGGACTAATGCTCTCTATGGTCTCCTAACTGTCATAGTGATTGGGGGCTTTGATATACTCTGTATCACCGCATCTTATACCATGATTATCCGTGCTGTAATTAATCTATCATCTTCAGATGCTCGCCACAAAGCCTTCAGTACCTGTACATCACACATTTGTGCTTTCGTCATCACCTATGTCCCAGCTTTCTTCAACTTCTTCACTCACCGCTTTGGGGGACACACGATACCTCACCATGTTCACATTTTTATAGTCAACTTCTACCTGTTGCTGCCTCCCACCTTGAATCCAATTGTGTATGGAGTGAAGACCAAGCAGATCCGTGAGGGAGTGATAAAATTGTTTTGTAAGGAGAAAGAAGGTTTCAACCTGCGATGGCTATgtgatatataa